The following coding sequences lie in one Oryctolagus cuniculus chromosome 7, mOryCun1.1, whole genome shotgun sequence genomic window:
- the TMOD4 gene encoding tropomodulin-4 isoform X1, whose amino-acid sequence MSSYLKELEKYRDIDEDEILRTLSPEELEQLDCELQEMDPENMLLPAGLRQRDQTKKSPTGPLDRDALLQYLEQQALEVKEREDLVPYTGEKKGKPYIEPKREIPVQEQITLEPELEEALAHATDAEMCDIAAILGMYTLMSNKQYYDAICSGEICNTEGISSVVQPDKYKPVPDEPPNPTNIEEILERVRSNDKELEEVNLNNIQDIPIPMLSELCEAMKTNTYVRSFSLVATRSGDPIANAVADMLRENRSVQSLNIESNFISSTGLMAVLKAVRENDTLTELRVDNQRQWPGDAVEMEMATVLEQCPSIVRFGYHFTQQGPRARAAQAMTRNNELRRQQKKR is encoded by the exons TCATCGTATCTGAAGGAACTGGAGAAATACAGAGATATAGATGAAGATGAGATCCTAAGGACCTTGAGCCCCGAGGAGCTAGAGCAGCTGGACTGCGAGCTACAGGAGATGGACCCCGAG AACATGCTCCTGCCAGCCGGACTAAGACAACGTGACCAGACAAAGAAGAGCCCAACAGGGCCACTGGACAGAGATGCCCTTTTGCAGTACCTGGAGCAACAAGCACTGGAAGTCAAAGAACGTGAAGACTTGGTGCCCTACACGGGCGAGAAGAAGG GGAAACCCTATATTGAGCCCAAGAGGGAGATCCCAGTACAGGAGCAGATCACCCTGGAGCCTGAGCTGGAGGAGGCCCTGGCTCATGCCACGGATGCTGAAATGTGTGACATTGCAG cCATCCTGGGCATGTATACACTGATGAGCAACAAGCAGTACTATGATGCCATCTGCAGCGGAGAAATCTGCAACACTGAAGGCATTAGCA GTGTGGTACAGCCTGACAAGTATAAGCCAGTGCCTGATGAGCCTCCAAATCCCACAAACATCGAGGAGATACTAGAGAGGGTTCGAAGCAATGACAAGGAGCTTGAGGAAGTGAACCTCAATAATATACAG GACATCCCAATACCCATGCTGAGTGAGCTGTGTGAGGCGATGAAGACAAACACCTATGTCCGGAGTTTCAGTCTGGTGGCCACAAGGAGTGGTGACCCCATCGCCAAT GCCGTGGCTGACATGTTGCGTGAGAATCGTAGCGTGCAGAGCCTGAACATCGAATCCAACTTCATTAGCAGCACAGGGCTCATGGCTGTGCTGAAAGCAGTTCGGGAGAATGACACACTCACTGAGCTCCGTGTGGACAACCAG CGCCAGTGGCCTGGTGATGCGGTGGAGATGGAGATGGCTACTGTGCTAGAGCAGTGTCCCTCTATTGTCCGCTTCGGCTACCACTTTACACAGCAGGGACCACGCGCTCGGGCAGCCCAGGCCATGACTCGGAACAATGAACTAC
- the TMOD4 gene encoding tropomodulin-4 isoform X2 has product MLLPAGLRQRDQTKKSPTGPLDRDALLQYLEQQALEVKEREDLVPYTGEKKGKPYIEPKREIPVQEQITLEPELEEALAHATDAEMCDIAAILGMYTLMSNKQYYDAICSGEICNTEGISSVVQPDKYKPVPDEPPNPTNIEEILERVRSNDKELEEVNLNNIQDIPIPMLSELCEAMKTNTYVRSFSLVATRSGDPIANAVADMLRENRSVQSLNIESNFISSTGLMAVLKAVRENDTLTELRVDNQRQWPGDAVEMEMATVLEQCPSIVRFGYHFTQQGPRARAAQAMTRNNELRRQQKKR; this is encoded by the exons ATGCTCCTGCCAGCCGGACTAAGACAACGTGACCAGACAAAGAAGAGCCCAACAGGGCCACTGGACAGAGATGCCCTTTTGCAGTACCTGGAGCAACAAGCACTGGAAGTCAAAGAACGTGAAGACTTGGTGCCCTACACGGGCGAGAAGAAGG GGAAACCCTATATTGAGCCCAAGAGGGAGATCCCAGTACAGGAGCAGATCACCCTGGAGCCTGAGCTGGAGGAGGCCCTGGCTCATGCCACGGATGCTGAAATGTGTGACATTGCAG cCATCCTGGGCATGTATACACTGATGAGCAACAAGCAGTACTATGATGCCATCTGCAGCGGAGAAATCTGCAACACTGAAGGCATTAGCA GTGTGGTACAGCCTGACAAGTATAAGCCAGTGCCTGATGAGCCTCCAAATCCCACAAACATCGAGGAGATACTAGAGAGGGTTCGAAGCAATGACAAGGAGCTTGAGGAAGTGAACCTCAATAATATACAG GACATCCCAATACCCATGCTGAGTGAGCTGTGTGAGGCGATGAAGACAAACACCTATGTCCGGAGTTTCAGTCTGGTGGCCACAAGGAGTGGTGACCCCATCGCCAAT GCCGTGGCTGACATGTTGCGTGAGAATCGTAGCGTGCAGAGCCTGAACATCGAATCCAACTTCATTAGCAGCACAGGGCTCATGGCTGTGCTGAAAGCAGTTCGGGAGAATGACACACTCACTGAGCTCCGTGTGGACAACCAG CGCCAGTGGCCTGGTGATGCGGTGGAGATGGAGATGGCTACTGTGCTAGAGCAGTGTCCCTCTATTGTCCGCTTCGGCTACCACTTTACACAGCAGGGACCACGCGCTCGGGCAGCCCAGGCCATGACTCGGAACAATGAACTAC